A window of Aerococcus urinae contains these coding sequences:
- the aspS gene encoding aspartate--tRNA ligase: protein MKRTNYCGLVSNEMIGQEVTLKGWVQRRRDLGGVIFVDMRDREGFVQVVFNEANLGDHFNRAEKLRSEYVIEVQGQVVARAEGEINPKIKNGDIEVMASDLTILNRAKTPPFPVEDTIDVNEDKRMQYRYIDLRRQRMQDNIRLRSQVTHAIRSFLDQDGFLDIETPYLSKSTPEGARDYLVPSRVHPGEFYALPQSPQLLKQLLMASGFDRYYQIVRCFRDEDLRGDRQPEFTQVDLETSFLSQEEIRDIVENMLKAVMKQVKGLDMTEDFPVISYDEAMSRYGSDKPDTRFGLELVDLSDIVDQYDFKVFNMAIENGGIVKGINIKGAADQYSRKDLDGLTPYTKPFGSKGIAWIKVTEDGLTGPIGKFFKENPQPLMERMNAEAGDILVFSADQASVVNASLGEVRLKFGRELDLMDKNQFNFLWVVDWPLLEYNADEKRYTAMHHPFTMPNEEDLDRLESEPESVYSQAYDIVLNGYEIGGGSIRIHQKEVQLAMLKALGFSEEKANQQFGFLLDALDYGFPPHGGLAIGLDRLVMLIAGEDNIREVMAFPKNGRAVDVLTDAPSPVSDKQLDELNLEVTKIDLD from the coding sequence ATGAAAAGAACAAATTATTGTGGCCTCGTTTCTAATGAAATGATCGGCCAAGAAGTGACCTTAAAAGGATGGGTACAACGTCGTCGTGACTTAGGTGGAGTTATCTTTGTTGATATGCGTGACCGCGAAGGCTTTGTCCAAGTAGTATTTAATGAAGCTAACCTAGGTGACCATTTTAACCGGGCAGAAAAACTACGTTCTGAATACGTTATTGAAGTTCAAGGTCAAGTTGTCGCTCGGGCAGAAGGGGAAATTAACCCAAAAATAAAAAATGGGGATATTGAAGTGATGGCCAGTGATTTGACCATTCTCAATCGTGCTAAAACACCACCATTCCCAGTGGAAGATACTATCGATGTTAATGAAGATAAACGGATGCAATACCGCTATATCGACTTACGCCGTCAAAGAATGCAAGATAATATCCGTTTACGGTCTCAAGTGACCCACGCCATTCGTTCATTCTTAGACCAAGATGGCTTTTTAGATATTGAAACACCTTACTTATCAAAATCAACTCCAGAAGGGGCGCGTGACTATTTAGTTCCTTCCCGGGTTCATCCAGGTGAATTCTATGCCTTACCTCAATCCCCACAATTGTTAAAACAACTTTTAATGGCAAGTGGCTTTGACCGCTATTATCAAATTGTGCGTTGTTTTAGAGATGAGGACCTCCGTGGGGACCGCCAACCTGAATTTACCCAGGTCGACTTAGAAACCAGCTTCCTGAGCCAAGAAGAAATTCGGGATATCGTCGAAAACATGTTAAAAGCAGTCATGAAACAAGTTAAAGGCCTTGACATGACAGAAGATTTCCCAGTGATTTCTTATGATGAAGCCATGAGCCGCTATGGTTCTGATAAACCTGATACTCGCTTTGGCTTAGAATTGGTTGATTTATCAGATATCGTTGATCAATATGATTTTAAGGTCTTCAATATGGCCATTGAAAATGGGGGAATTGTTAAGGGAATTAACATTAAAGGAGCTGCTGATCAATACTCAAGAAAAGATCTTGATGGCTTGACTCCTTACACTAAGCCATTTGGGTCAAAAGGGATCGCTTGGATTAAAGTAACTGAAGATGGGCTAACTGGACCAATTGGTAAATTCTTTAAAGAAAACCCACAACCCTTAATGGAACGGATGAACGCTGAAGCGGGAGACATTTTAGTCTTCTCTGCAGACCAAGCTTCGGTAGTTAATGCCTCATTAGGGGAAGTCCGCTTAAAATTTGGTCGTGAATTAGACTTGATGGATAAGAATCAATTTAATTTCCTCTGGGTTGTTGACTGGCCTTTATTAGAATACAATGCTGATGAAAAACGTTATACTGCCATGCACCACCCCTTCACTATGCCAAACGAAGAAGACCTTGACCGTTTAGAAAGCGAACCTGAATCTGTCTATTCCCAAGCCTATGATATTGTCTTGAATGGTTATGAAATTGGTGGGGGTTCGATCCGTATTCACCAAAAAGAAGTTCAATTAGCTATGCTAAAAGCTTTAGGATTCTCAGAGGAAAAAGCTAACCAACAATTTGGTTTCTTATTAGATGCTTTGGATTATGGTTTCCCTCCTCATGGTGGTTTAGCGATTGGCTTAGACCGCTTAGTGATGCTCATAGCCGGAGAAGACAATATCCGTGAAGTGATGGCCTTTCCTAAGAACGGACGCGCAGTCGATGTGCTCACCGATGCTCCAAGTCCTGTTTCTGACAAGCAATTGGATGAACTTAATTTAGAAGTGACTAAAATTGACCTTGACTAA
- the hisS gene encoding histidine--tRNA ligase, translating to MIQKPKGTVDILPGQVEIWQAIEKTARDIMAKYRFNEIRTPMFESYDLFARGVGETTDVVTKEMYDFYDKGDRHIALKPEGTAPIVRAFIENKLYGPEYIKPYKVYYISPMFRYERPQGGRQRQFHQLGVEVFDGKTALSDVETIALAWEILETLGVKDLKLVINSLGDNEARLNYREALINYLKPFEEELSEDSKTRLYQNPLRVLDSKDPKDKEIVKDAPNILDYLSEASKERFEQVQSLLTALNIPYQIDSNMVRGLDYYQDTIFEIMTNSEVFGAETTICGGGSYSGLVKELSEGREDVPGFGFAIGMERLILLLEAQKSDLAVENPLDIYMVTIGQSVVREALQIVQALRRQGLNVEFDLNQRKPKKQFRDADRHGAAYTLTLGESELAEKNINVKNMTSGQEHHFAIDDVIEHFDQVKEAMKEGND from the coding sequence ATGATTCAAAAACCTAAAGGGACTGTGGATATTTTACCGGGTCAAGTTGAAATTTGGCAAGCAATTGAAAAAACAGCCCGAGATATTATGGCTAAATATCGCTTTAATGAAATTCGCACGCCCATGTTTGAATCTTATGATCTTTTTGCTCGTGGTGTAGGAGAAACAACTGACGTCGTCACCAAGGAAATGTATGATTTCTATGATAAAGGTGACCGTCATATTGCTTTGAAACCTGAAGGGACAGCACCCATTGTGCGGGCCTTTATTGAAAATAAACTGTATGGCCCTGAATACATTAAGCCTTATAAGGTCTATTACATTAGTCCCATGTTTCGTTATGAGCGTCCCCAAGGTGGCCGGCAACGTCAATTTCATCAGCTAGGGGTTGAGGTTTTTGATGGGAAAACCGCCCTTAGTGATGTGGAAACCATTGCTCTAGCTTGGGAAATTCTTGAAACTCTTGGAGTTAAAGACTTGAAATTAGTGATTAATTCCTTAGGCGATAATGAAGCCCGTTTAAACTACCGTGAAGCCTTAATTAATTACTTAAAACCTTTTGAAGAGGAATTGAGTGAAGATTCTAAGACTCGTCTTTATCAAAATCCTTTGCGCGTGCTTGATAGTAAGGACCCCAAGGATAAGGAAATTGTTAAAGATGCGCCCAACATTCTTGATTATTTATCAGAAGCTTCTAAAGAGCGTTTTGAACAAGTCCAAAGCTTATTAACAGCCCTTAATATTCCTTATCAAATTGACTCTAATATGGTTCGCGGTCTCGACTATTACCAAGATACCATTTTTGAAATTATGACTAATAGTGAAGTCTTTGGTGCGGAAACTACCATTTGTGGTGGGGGTTCATATTCCGGACTAGTGAAAGAACTTTCCGAAGGTCGGGAAGATGTGCCGGGATTCGGTTTTGCGATTGGGATGGAACGCTTGATTTTATTACTGGAAGCACAAAAATCAGATTTAGCAGTTGAAAATCCTCTCGATATCTATATGGTCACCATTGGGCAAAGCGTTGTGAGGGAAGCTTTACAAATTGTTCAAGCCTTAAGACGTCAAGGCTTAAATGTTGAATTTGACCTCAACCAACGTAAGCCTAAGAAACAATTCCGTGATGCAGACCGCCATGGTGCCGCCTATACCTTAACCTTGGGCGAAAGCGAACTAGCAGAAAAAAATATTAATGTGAAGAATATGACTTCTGGTCAAGAGCATCATTTCGCTATTGATGATGTGATTGAGCACTTTGACCAGGTAAAAGAAGCAATGAAAGAAGGAAATGATTAA
- the dtd gene encoding D-aminoacyl-tRNA deacylase has product MRIVIQRAKEASVSIDGETVGHIDHGFVLLVGVHDSDSEKTVKYMAKKIAKMRIFADENDKLNLDIKQVGGKILSISQFTLYARTKKGNRPSFVDAAKADHGDAIYQELNEELRNSYGLEVETGQFGADMQVRLTNDGPITIILDSDE; this is encoded by the coding sequence TTGCGAATTGTTATCCAACGCGCTAAAGAAGCGAGTGTAAGTATTGACGGCGAAACAGTCGGACACATTGACCATGGTTTCGTCCTCCTCGTGGGGGTCCATGATAGTGACTCTGAAAAGACCGTTAAATACATGGCTAAAAAGATTGCCAAAATGCGAATTTTTGCTGACGAAAACGATAAATTGAACTTGGATATTAAGCAAGTTGGCGGTAAGATCCTATCCATTTCTCAATTTACCCTCTATGCGAGAACCAAGAAGGGCAACCGGCCAAGCTTTGTTGATGCGGCAAAAGCAGACCATGGTGATGCCATTTATCAAGAACTGAATGAAGAACTTCGCAATAGCTATGGTTTAGAAGTTGAAACTGGCCAGTTTGGTGCAGATATGCAGGTTCGATTAACTAACGACGGTCCAATAACGATTATCTTAGATTCAGATGAATAG
- a CDS encoding N-acetylmuramoyl-L-alanine amidase, translating to MAKNSPSQTKDKKKNTYLVFSIIILTLFIIAFALIYHVKVKSTKEVTTGVINMRNGPGITYDISQQIDQGSQYQVLEEKHDWKHIILDNGQSGWIPNWLANDSLANNEEEAKAGTGFIATVLSDQVNVYQDDSTNSQVIGQANDNEKYNILYQSGDMINIQYKDDIGWIPQNQIEITPGVISQAPGRQQTKEEKAATDAFLANYDASVTATAAGVHIRSQASNDSEIIYKGQIHEKFAYLGQDGAYYHVKAQDGTEGYLANWLAESDSTAMEDKAKSLANTSTIKGKTIVLDPGHGGSDPGAIRGDKQEKNVTLKTAQVVKGLLEDYGVNVLMTREDDTFVDLAPRADIYNQAQADAFISLHYDAAEETTVSGTTVYYYDDASIPLSENVQAQLMEKMPLASNGTRFGNFQVIRDSRPPAILIELGYMSNPNDVKAFSQDEYYQKVAQSILNALIINYQE from the coding sequence TTGGCCAAAAATTCTCCTTCACAAACAAAAGATAAGAAAAAAAATACCTATTTAGTTTTCTCTATTATTATTCTGACCTTATTCATTATTGCTTTTGCCCTGATTTATCACGTTAAAGTTAAGTCGACCAAAGAAGTGACCACTGGTGTTATTAATATGAGAAATGGTCCTGGAATCACTTATGATATCTCCCAACAAATTGACCAAGGAAGTCAATACCAGGTGCTTGAGGAAAAGCACGATTGGAAGCATATCATTCTTGACAATGGTCAAAGCGGCTGGATTCCCAATTGGTTAGCTAATGATAGCTTAGCTAATAATGAAGAAGAAGCGAAGGCAGGAACAGGATTTATTGCCACAGTTTTATCCGACCAGGTTAACGTTTATCAAGATGATTCCACCAATTCTCAAGTGATTGGCCAAGCCAATGATAATGAAAAATATAATATCCTCTACCAGTCAGGTGATATGATCAATATCCAATACAAGGACGACATTGGCTGGATCCCCCAAAATCAAATTGAAATCACTCCGGGAGTCATTAGCCAAGCCCCAGGACGCCAACAGACTAAGGAAGAAAAAGCAGCCACAGACGCCTTCCTAGCTAATTATGACGCCTCAGTGACCGCTACCGCTGCCGGTGTCCATATCCGCAGCCAGGCAAGTAATGATTCAGAAATTATCTATAAGGGTCAAATCCATGAAAAATTTGCCTATCTTGGCCAGGATGGTGCCTATTACCATGTCAAAGCCCAAGACGGTACGGAAGGTTACCTGGCTAACTGGTTAGCGGAATCAGATTCAACCGCCATGGAAGATAAGGCAAAATCCCTAGCCAATACCTCAACCATTAAAGGAAAAACCATTGTCTTAGACCCTGGTCACGGGGGAAGTGATCCAGGAGCCATCCGCGGTGATAAACAGGAAAAAAATGTCACCCTAAAAACCGCCCAAGTGGTGAAGGGACTGCTTGAAGATTATGGGGTCAATGTCCTGATGACTCGGGAAGATGATACTTTCGTTGACCTAGCGCCGCGTGCAGACATCTATAATCAAGCCCAAGCGGATGCCTTCATTAGTCTTCACTATGACGCTGCTGAAGAAACTACAGTATCGGGAACCACCGTTTACTACTACGATGACGCTTCTATTCCTTTAAGCGAAAATGTCCAAGCTCAATTGATGGAAAAAATGCCCCTGGCAAGTAATGGCACTCGTTTCGGTAATTTCCAAGTCATTCGTGATTCAAGACCCCCTGCAATACTGATTGAATTGGGCTACATGAGTAATCCAAATGATGTCAAGGCCTTTAGCCAAGATGAATATTATCAAAAAGTTGCCCAAAGCATACTCAATGCCTTAATTATTAATTACCAAGAATAA